From Panthera uncia isolate 11264 unplaced genomic scaffold, Puncia_PCG_1.0 HiC_scaffold_351, whole genome shotgun sequence:
GCAAaatcacccttccctccctcagacCCCACGTCACCTGTCTTGTCCCCACTGGCCTTCCCTGAGGACTCTGTTCcggccccttccccttctccttgggGTTGTTGTTGGAGTCATTATCCTTGATGATATCATACTGGCGGCAGAATAGCCCAATTACAGCTGAAACACAACAATACAATCTGAGCCTTGATCTTGACCTCCCCACTCACAGCCTTGAAGGGCAGTGAGATAATCATACAGTTTCTAGAAAATCCTTGAATTTCTGGTGCCCATGTACAAGCACCACCCTCTTAATCTTCCTCTCCTCCAACTTCTGCTCACTCCCCTCCACTAAGCATCTCCCCACTCcatttctctccctgccttttctcccAACAACCTTTACCATGTCCCGCCTTCActgagctccccaccccccaatcctTGGCCCCCCGGTCCAGCTGCTTACTCACCAGCCCACATGAGCAACACCACCACAATGATGACCACTTCCCCTGTCTGCAGCGGTCGCTCTCCATCCAGACCCTCCACTGTGATGTCACCTAAGAAGGAGGAGATAGACTCCAGGTTATGGGGGAGCAGCTACAGAGTTCTTCTATGATTCTGGACACTAGTGTCAGGGTAGACTTATCACAGGGTTGCCCCCGGTAGCCGCTCTCTAGGAAGCTATTGGTAGGCAGGTAGTTAGCGACCAAAAAGCAGGAGGGCTGCATGCGAGTACTCACGCAGGCTGCGGTGGAGGCTGTGAACTAAGGATGGGTAAAAGGAAGCTTAAAAGCCCTTCTCCCAAACGATTCATTATCAGCCTGTCTATATCCAGTCCCCTGCCaacctttttccttcctttcttggcAGTATGATGAATTAAATCATCCTTTTATTCATCTAAGCTAGAGTGTTGCCGTTTTGGGGGAAATAAACAAGAGGCTAAAGGCCAGGTAAAAAGCCAGAGAATCCAAAGTTTAGGGAATGGAGAATAGCTGAGACCCTCACCTGGGCTTGAGCTGTTTGAGGGTAGCCGGTCAGAACCCTTGAGAGTTCGGAAGTGCACCCGAGGCCCTGGGGGGCTCTCTCCCCGCAGGCCGATGCTCCTGACCTGCACTGTGTAGTCACTGTCTTCAGCCAGGCCCCAGAGGGCACAGGCCCGAGTGGTGGTGTTCACCTCCCGGATCACACGCTGTCCAGGGCCATTCTGTCTCTGCAGGGAGATGATGGGACAGGAAGGCAGTCTCACACCAGTCCCAGGACTCTTGAACATCCAAGCACTCCACGGAGTAGGGTGAAAAAGGCAGCCTGAGACTGAGGGAACATCAGGTCCCAGCTTCCCCCACCATTGGGAGGGGAGCTTAGTTCTGGGGTGGGGGTAACTGAAGGAATGTTCAGAGATCCAAGGACACAGGTTGAGGGAGCAGAAGGGTGATTCATACTTGCTGGGAAATGGAGTAGCCAATGACGATGTTGCCTTCTGGGACGTCCCAGGACACAGTGGCCGAGTTGGCTCTGAGGTGAGTGACTGTCACATTCACAGGAGAGGGAGGCCGGTCTGTGGGTGCCAGTGAGTTAACAGGTTAACAGGTACCATCCACAAGCTCTGGTTAACCCCACGCCCCCTTTACTCACCTGCTCGCACAAAGCCCAGGTCACAACTGACCAGCAGGAGGACCGTGGGGCTTAAATATGGGGAGAGGGGCATCAGCGAAGCCATGGTCCCCACCGAGTCCGCTGGGAGGCACTGGGGCATCCGCTTGACATCCAGGCGGGGCTCCTGGAGGTGGcaggagttggggggtgggggttcaaGGACTGCCCAGAACGCACGGTGGCAGCAGCTCTCCCGGGCTCCCCACCGCCCACAGCATCCCGGGAGCCCCCCTTCCCTCCACGTCTTCTCCGCCCCCGCATCACCCGGGCACCCGGGTGCGCGGCTCTGCCCTGCCCACACCCACCTCCGCCGGTCCTCGCGATCGGTCAGGCCTCGGGGGGCTGCTCGGTGCCCAGAGGGCGGCCCATCGCCCGACTCCGTGGCGCTGCCCCTACCCCATCCCGGCGCGGGCCCAGCGCGGGGGGGCAGCGCGGGACCGAGCTGCGGACAGAGGGCGAGCGGAGGCGTAGCGGGAGCCGGCCGCGGGGCTGCGGGGCCCCCAGAGCTCGGACGGGCCGCGTAGTCTGTCCTCGAGCAGGGGGCGGTGCCGGCGCGGCCTGGCCGCTGGCCTGAGTCCGGGTGCGGGAGGCAGTGCGGCTGCTCCGCCGGCCCCTGCAGCGGGATGTGACCGTCCCGGCCAGCCAGCCGCCGCCTTCTGCAGAGCTGGCCCCGCTCGCTCCGCCGCAGCCCGACCGGGACGTgccggcccgccccgccccgctggGGTTCTCGCAGCCGTcatccccctcctgcccccccccccccttcgaCCCCGTTCTCCCGGGGCTCCTCCCACGACCCTCCCATTGGCGGCCTCCCGGGTCCCCATCCCTCCGATCCCGGCTCCGGCCCTGGAGCCTGTGGGGGGCGTGGGGAGAGGCGCAGGTGCGAGGGTCTCCTGCACCTGGGAGGGCCCCTCCCTCCCGCGCTTGGAATTAGCCAAGTTGGGAGAAGGAATTGCACCTCCCGTGCGGGAGGGATAGCGTGGCGGAGATAATTGTTTTAACAATCTCCTACTTGTAGACTGCGTCAGCTTTTAAATCTCTTCCCCATTCATAATCTGATATTGATTCTCTTCactctctcattcattctttcagttattaaacaaatatttattgagcgtcACCTATGTGTTCTGGCATGTTAAGAGCTGGAGATACAGTGATTATTAAGATTGCTGGGTGTATAGGGGGAAATCTAAAGAGCAGCGAGCGACCTATGGTTCTTGtcttagctctgccacttactgctTGGCATGGAGAAATTGGTCACCTAAGTCTCAGGTTTCCTACCTGCAAATCAGAGGGTCCAGAACTTCATAGGGCTGTTGGGAAGATCGAATGAGAAAATGTTGGGAAATGTCTTTATAAATCTTACAACACTATGTGAGTGAGAGATTATCAGTAATTTGTACTTAATCTGTTA
This genomic window contains:
- the LOC125917971 gene encoding fibronectin type III domain-containing protein 4, translated to MPQCLPADSVGTMASLMPLSPYLSPTVLLLVSCDLGFVRADRPPSPVNVTVTHLRANSATVSWDVPEGNIVIGYSISQQRQNGPGQRVIREVNTTTRACALWGLAEDSDYTVQVRSIGLRGESPPGPRVHFRTLKGSDRLPSNSSSPGDITVEGLDGERPLQTGEVVIIVVVLLMWAAVIGLFCRQYDIIKDNDSNNNPKEKGKGPEQSPQGRPVGTRQKKSPSINTIDV